From Primulina tabacum isolate GXHZ01 chromosome 2, ASM2559414v2, whole genome shotgun sequence, one genomic window encodes:
- the LOC142528416 gene encoding IQ domain-containing protein IQM1-like — protein MTVRADSIANSGGLAMAKSVESMSRKNSFSFRNREPIKIVLETTLSFKDLVQDIRNSGSDYDSKANGVCYGRKLVSAAASLAEPAFMFTPRPISELDAAAVKLQKVYKSYRTRRNLADCAVVVEELWWKALDFAALKRSSVSFFDVEKPETAVSRWARARTRAAKVGKGSCKHEKAQKLALRHWLEAIDPRHRYGHNLHLYYDIWFKSESVQPFFYWLDVGDGKEINLEKCSRTNLQRQCIKYLEPKERKAYEVVVENGKLVYRQSGVLVNTVVGSKWIFVLSTTRTLYVGQKQKGLFQHSSFLAGGAITAAGRLVAHGGVLEAIWPYSGHYLPTEENFREFISFLEDHSVNLTNVERCAIDDDRPPPSRDESMPKLDSSLDQSDDANIATKEVLVKEPEISFNDHKDQPVYGLANRMSCKWSTGAGPRIGCVREYPAELQFRALEQVHLSPRVANGFLNNYGPVPSPRPSPKVRLSPTVAYMGLPSPRTPKRSIH, from the exons ATGACTGTGAGAGCTGACAGCATAGCGAATTCTGGAGGCCTCGCCATGGCAAAAAGCGTGGAGAGTATGAGTAGGAAGAACTCGTTTAGTTTTCGAAACCGCGAGCCCATAAAAATAGTACTGGAAACCACACTTTCGTTCAAGGATCTAGTCCAAGATATCCGAAACTCGGGATCTGACTATGACTCGAAAGCAAATGGCGTATGCTATGGGCGTAAATTAGTGTCCGCAGCTGCTTCACTCGCCGAGCCCGCCTTCATGTTTACTCCACGGCCCATTAGCGAGCTTGACGCGGCTGCCGTGAAACTACAAAAGGTCTACAAGAGCTACCGGACTCGAAGAAACCTTGCAGATTGTGCTGTTGTTGTCGAGGAGCTATG GTGGAAGGCTTTGGATTTTGCAGCACTTAAACGGAGCTCGGTGTCGTTCTTCGATGTGGAGAAACCGGAAACTGCTGTTTCACGGTGGGCTAGAGCACGCACCAGAGCTGCAAAG GTCGGGAAGGGATCATGTAAGCATGAAAAGGCTCAAAAACTTGCTCTAAGACACTGGCTTGAAGCA ATTGATCCACGACATCGATACGGGCACAATTTACATCTATATTATGACATCTGGTTCAAAAGTGAAAGTGTACAACCATTCTTTTACTG GTTGGATGTCGGAGATGGGAAGGAAATAAATCTAGAAAAGTGCTCAAGAACCAACTTACAACGTCAATGCATCAAATATCTTGAACCC AAAGAGAGAAAAGCATATGAGGTCGTGGTTGAAAACGGGAAGCTTGTATACAGACAAAGTGGTGTTCTGGTCAATACTGTCGTGGGCTCGAAATGGATTTTTGTTCTCAGCACGACAAGAACTTTGTACGTCGGGCAAAAACAGAAAGGCCTATTCCAGCACTCGAGTTTCCTAGCTGGTGGAGCCATCACTGCCGCTGGAAGATTGGTTGCTCATGGAGGTGTTCTTGAG GCAATCTGGCCATACAGTGGCCACTATCTCCCAACAGAGGAGAACTTCAGGGAATTCATTAGCTTTCTTGAGGACCATTCTGTCAATCTAACAAACGTGGAG AGATGTGCTATAGATGATGATCGTCCTCCTCCTAGCAGAGACGAATCAATGCCAAAACTCGACTCAAGTCTTGACCAATCAGATGATGCTAATATAGCTACTAAAGAAGTTCTAGTAAAGGAACCAGAGATATCGTTTAATGATCACAAAGATCAGCCGGTTTATGGCTTGGCTAATCGTATGTCATGCAAATGGAGCACGGGGGCAGGACCGCGTATTGGATGTGTTAGGGAATACCCGGCAGAGTTACAATTCCGAGCACTCGAACAGGTTCACCTTTCGCCTCGGGTGGCCAATGGGTTTCTCAATAACTACGGACCCGTCCCATCACCTCGGCCTAGCCCGAAGGTTCGACTCTCTCCAACGGTGGCGTATATGGGGTTACCGAGTCCGCGGACTCCTAAAAGGTCGATTCATTAA